The DNA window CAACTAACCCTTAGAATCAATACGACGGACATGAAATCAAGTTTGTAATCATGTGACTTTATTACTTCATTGTTAAAAGCAACATCGTTTCCAGAGGAACTGAAGCAGGTTTGGGGTTATTGAGGTAACTTCAGGTGTAACTCTGGcttcatcaccatggtaactgatgcCGAACAATTAACCACCTCGAccgctgaccaatcagatcactggaaataaagagtcatcattcctacaggatcccgacatggacaaaagtcctgagttacaataaaatgacttttaaaaaagatcaatatatatttttgtaggtcagtagaaacattttatttttccatgtttctggttttaaaacagagcttctaacaaacggaGATCGTTtacgacactaaacacataacgatgatttcagctgcattttaatagtTTACGTTGATTTTCTCCCGGAGTGAAGCTGACAGTGAGGATGATTTTACTCTCTGATTCATGGCTGCAGTCAGAATAACATCAGACAACTGCAGATAAACACCAGAGATCAATAATCctcactgttaattggctccatgattataaatcatcagtcattaaatacttttacactctttgcttcagcagcagaaacagtctgacgtTACTTTAAGTTtgttatgtgacatattcagatggtTTCTAAACAGTGAAAATACTCCCTCTATACTTCAGTCATGTATGTATACGCACATGAACACGCTCGTAGCTGTTAAATCAGACTGACTGAGCTTCATAGTTCTGGTTCTGGACGGTAAATGTTAGACTGAGTGAAGCCAGATAACCAGAAGATCCTGAAtatgttgaacctgctttgtaGAAAAAGGCCCCAAAATGttcctgaaaacacaaaatccTGACAAACACGGAGCTTCAggtttctgttcagagctgcAGAAACTCGACGTCGCAGAGCTGAACAcaaactttcattcattcaaacgTCAGAAAACTGACTGACAGCAAAGTTTCTGTCAGATATTGATGTGTAAACAGCAACACGACCGTTACAgtgtataaacatgttaaaatatatcatatataaaaatacagcatGTGCTCATCTTAGTCCATGTTCACATTAAAGTTTCTGGTTTACGTCAGAAGATCCTCTCAACAACATGgcggcttcttcttcttcttcttcttcttctcctctcactTCTGCGCCGTCTCCTCCGACTCTGTCGATCAGTGTTTCAATAAAGTCGATCAGTTCAGGAGCCCGAACCACAAAGCAGGATTACTGGATACGGACTCAAACTAACGTCCCTGCAGGTcgatgacctctgacctgcgTCTGAGGGTCAGACTCCAGCCGTCACATGGATCAATGATCGTGTGCTGAGAATATTTCTAGAGCCGCAGCGTTTAGTCGACTGTCAGAAAAtcgactattttgataatcgattaatcgttgaGGTCAGTTTTCACACAAGAACATTTAAAGTTTCCAGATTCTCAAACGTGacagaaactgaacatttaGATTCTGACGGTCGGACGAAACAAGACACGTTTCTATTTTCTGACGTTTaacagacaaaatgatgaaaattagatctgcaactaatgattattttcattatcgatgaatctgtcaattattttctcaattagttgtttggtccataaaagacgacgtcatcaaatatcaaatcaaagatcttcagtttcctgtcagagactaaagaaaccagaaaatattcatatttaatcagagaatttggactttttcttctttaaaaatgactcagaatgATTAAAGGATTATCATAATAACTTTCCGTTCATTGAACAGCAACTAACTGATTATTCGACTGATCGCTGCGGCTCCACTGACTCTGTTTCTTTGGCGATAATCAGCTGATATCAGCCGCTCTGCTCGTCATCAacacatatttctgtttctgttctcacacaaatgcacaattaCAACATAGTGACTTAATTTCAACttcttttgttcagttttatttatataaagccaaatcataacagaagttatctcagggctgttttcacagaGCAGGTCGAGACCGAACTCTTTAACTTATCAAACAggatgttattgtttttatcgTTTTATGAACCTTTTAACATCTTGGAAGCATTTCCTGCACACTTGCATGTGAGCCCTTAGATTAGTGTGTTCTGTAAAtccataaacaaatatattaaatcaaATATCTGCCTCCAACCAGAGACTGTTAGTATTAATAATGTCAGTTTGTTTATACTGATGCAGTCACGTGacgacagaaacacacacatgtatcacGTGATTGGCTGAATCAACAGATAAAGAGATCAGAGTCTGAGACAGAAAGTTGATATTCCTGAATTTGTGCTTTCCCGCTttcacagacaggtgtgatgATAACGCACAGCTGCAGcctcagctctgctgcagcctcagctctgctgcagcctcagctctgctgcagcctcagctctgctgcagctcactgCATCACTGTAACTCTGAACGTCCTGCAGcctcagctctgctgcagctcactgCATCACTGTAACTCTGAACGTCCTGCAGCCTCAGCTCTGCTGTGTCTCACTGCATCACTGTAACTGAACGTCCTGCAGcctcagctctgctgcagctcactgCATCACTGTAACTCTGAACGTCCTGCAGcctcagctctgctgcagctcactgCATCACTGTAACTCTGAACGTCCTGCAGcctcagctctgctgcagctcactgCATCACTGTAACTCTGAACGTCCTGCAGcctcagctctgctgcagctcactgCATCACTGTAACTCTGAACGTCCTGCAGcctcagctctgctgcagctcactgCATCACTGTAACTCTGAACGTCCTGCAGcctcagctctgctgcagctcactgCATCACTGTAACTCTGAATGTCCTGCAGcctcagctctgctgcagctcactgCATCACTGTAACTCTGAACGTCCTGCAGCCTCAGCTCTGCTGTGTCTCACTGCATCACTGTAACTGAACGTCCTGCAGcctcagctctgctgcagctcactgCATCACTGTAACTCTGAACGTCCTGCAGcctcagctctgctgcagctcactgCATCACTGTAACTTTGAGTGTCCTGCAGcctcagctctgctgcagctcactgCATCGCTGTAACTCTGAACGTCCTGCAGcctcagctctgctgcagctcactgCATCACTGTAACTCTGAACGTCCTGCAGcctcagctctgctgcagctcactgCATCACTGTAACTCTGAACGTCCTGCAGcctcagctctgctgcagctcactgCATCGCTGTAACTCTGAACGTCCTGCAGcctcagctctgctgcagctcactgCATCACTGTAACTCTGAACGTCCTGCAGcctcagctctgctgcagctcactgCATCACTGTAACTCTGAACGTCCTGCAGcctcagctctgctgcagctcactgCATCGCTGTAACTCTGAACGTCCTGCAGCCTcagctctgctgtgttttcGGTGTCGTGTGAGTGCGAATGTGTCGTTTGTAGTTGGAGTTGTCACTGAATCTGCGGCCGCATTCCTCGCAGCTGTACGGCTTCTCGCCCGTGTGGATCCTCAGGTGCTTCTGGTAGCCGTCGAAGCGCGTCAGTCTCTTCCCGCAGATTTCACAGGTGTACGACTTGTCGGTTTTTGACCCGACCTTGCGGTGAACCTGGACGTGTTTGGCCCAGTGTCCGCGCTGAGCGAACGCTCGGCCACAGATGGTGCAAATATACGAGTCCACCACCTCGGAGAGCGGCGCTTCCAGCTCCACACAGTCCAGCTGACCGTTATCTGAAGCCTCAGGAGAGTCCTGGACCAGGTCTGTGCAGGTCTGCTGGACTGAGGTGCCCAGCTGAGGGTCAAGCTGTGGTTCCTCCAGGTCCTCTGGGTCCTCCGGGTCCTGGCTCGTGAACTTTGGGAGTGGAGAGGTCATGTGGTTGAGATCCGGCTCGTTTCTCACACCGCCGCTCTGAAACAACATAAAGTTGACGTGGTTGTTCTCCGACGTGGGAGGCGCCTCCTCCTGCGGCTCCTCCTCCTGCGGCTCCTCCTCCTGCGGCACCGGCcacagctcctcctcttcctctttgatGTGAGGAGGAGTCGACTCACAGCTCCAGTCCTGCTGCTCGGGCCGAGCTGccaatcacaacacacacagttaacacAGTTTAACACCTGCAGCAGGTCGCAGCTCTAATaaaagtctgtttctgtctttaatgTGTCGACTGTCAGTTCGATCATATTGATTCTATATTGTTCAAATATCTGTTCCGAATCAATGATTCAGAGCAGCTGCGACTAAACACAGAACGACTTACTGATGTCAGAAAGAGTCTCAGAAACAGTCTGGTCTCATGTAACCAATATAAGGAAATATGGACggatgatgatggatggatgatggatgatggatggatgatggatggatgattgatgaatggatggatgatggataatgatgatgatggatggatgatgatggatggatggatggatggatgatggatggatggatgatggataaTAGACAATGGATGAttgatgaatggatggatgatggatggatgatggatggatgattgatgagtggatggatgatggatggatggatggatgattgatgaatggatggatgatggatggatgatggatgattgatgaatggatggatggatggatggatggatggatggatggatgatggatggatgatggatggatggatggatgatggatggatggatggatgatggatggatgatggatggatggatggatggatggatggatggatgatgatggatggatgatgatggatggatgatgatggatggatggatgatggatggatggatgatgatggatggatggatgatggatggatggatggatggatggatgatggatggatggatgatgatggatggatggatgatggatggatggatggatggatgatggatgatgatggatggatgatggatggatgatgatggatggatggatggatggatggatggatggatggatggatgatggatggatgatgatggatggatggatgatggatggatggatggatgatggatggatgatgatggatggatggatgatgatggatggatggattgatggatggatggatgatggatggatgatggatgatggatggatgatggatgatgatggatgatggatggatgatgatggatgatggatggatgatggatgatggatgatggatggatggatggatgatggatgatgatggatgatggatggatgatggatggatgatggatgatgatggatgatggatgatgatggatgatggatggatggatggatgatggatgatggatggatggatgatggatggatggatggatgatggatgatgatggatgatggatggatgatgatggatgatggatggatgatgatggatgatggatggatgatggatggatgatggatggatgatgatggatggatgatggatggatggatgatggatggatggatgatggatggatggatggatgatgatggatggatgatgatggatgatgatggatggatgatggatggatggatgatggatggatggatggatggatggatgatggatgatggatggatgatggatggatggatggatggatggatgatggatggatgatggatggatggatgatggatggatggatggatgatggatggatggatggatggatggatggatggatgatggatgatggatggatgatggatggatggatggatggatggatgatggatggatgatggatggatggatgatggatggatggatgatggatggatggatggatggatggatgatggatggatgatggatggatggatggatggatgattgatgagtggatggatgatggatggatggatggatgatggatggatgatggatggatgatggatggatgattgatgaatggatggatgatggatggatggatggatggatggatggatgatggatggatgatggatggatggatggatggatgattgatgagtggatggatgatggatggatggatggatggatggatgatggatggatgatggatggatgatggatggatggatggatgattgatgaatggatggatgatggatggatgatggatggatggatggatggatggatggatggatgatggataaTAGACAATGGATGAttgatgaatggatggatgatggatggatgatggatggatgattgatgagtggatggatgatggatggatggatggatgattgatgaatggatggatgatggatggatgatggatggatggatggatggatggatggatgatggatggatgatggatggatgatggatggatggatggatggatggatggatggatgatggatggatgatggatgatggatggatgatggatgatggatggatggatgatggatggatggatgatggatggatgatggatgatggatggatggatggatggatggatggatgatggatggatggatgatggatggatggatgatggatggatgatggatgatggatggatggatgatggatggatgatggatggatgatggatgatggatggatggatggatgatggatggatgatggatgatggatggatggatggatgatggatggatgatggatggatggatgatggatggatgatggatgatggatggatgatggatgggtggatggatgatggatggatggatgatggatggatggatgatggatggatgatggatgatggatggatggatggatggatggatgatggatggatgatggatggatgatggatgatggatggatgatggatgggtggatggatgatggatggatggatgatggatggatggatgatggatggatgatggatgatggatgatggatggatggatggatgatggatggatggatgatggatggatgatggatggatggatgatggatggatggatgatggatggatcaATTAAAAAATAGAATTGGAGATTCTCCAGTCAGgttttgttaaattacattataaacattttttaactaACAGAAAAAAGACCtttgtgaatgaaatttaagactttaaaaCCTTTTAAGGTCTAAATCAGTGACTCTAAGACTTAAAGCTGCAGATACACCAGTTTAAACCCTGATGATTATTTGTCCTCATGCAGTAATAAATATCGACTGTTTAACATGAGATGCAGCTTCCTCCTCCGGCTCGCTGCTGGTTAAAAGATgagttcccagtgttcccagtgttcccagcgtgttaaaccagcagtcaggtgtctgtaatcattcctcctgttcatactggatattaaaagatctttcaaatgtgttttcaatgttagtgatggaggataaaatccacagtgtgtccacacagtcatttaaagtctgtgtgaagcttctattcagcttcatcagtctgagttagtcatatcaagtggatatctgacacatttacagtctttttagcatcaaattccttctttgtgtttcctcggacagtgtttccctgttgagctgcaggtggaagtatagtaacaaaaagaggaactttggcactaaaaagactgtaacgttgaaagatatctacttgatttgactcatttggacgctgaagcttcatattagcttcagactgtggattttgtcctccatcacttccattgtaaggtcattatgaaggaatcttctaatggtcagtatgaa is part of the Thunnus albacares chromosome 19, fThuAlb1.1, whole genome shotgun sequence genome and encodes:
- the LOC122970066 gene encoding gastrula zinc finger protein 5-1-like isoform X1, with translation MSKIEMLRLLINQRLTAAAEEIFGVFGRTIAEYEEQISRYKLEIQRQRRLQELRMQPQISLQLHSAARPEQQDWSCESTPPHIKEEEEELWPVPQEEEPQEEEPQEEAPPTSENNHVNFMLFQSGGVRNEPDLNHMTSPLPKFTSQDPEDPEDLEEPQLDPQLGTSVQQTCTDLVQDSPEASDNGQLDCVELEAPLSEVVDSYICTICGRAFAQRGHWAKHVQVHRKVGSKTDKSYTCEICGKRLTRFDGYQKHLRIHTGEKPYSCEECGRRFSDNSNYKRHIRTHTTPKTQQS